A window from Synechococcus sp. RSCCF101 encodes these proteins:
- the mnmE gene encoding tRNA uridine-5-carboxymethylaminomethyl(34) synthesis GTPase MnmE — protein MVGEDTIAAVATAVAPAQGSVAIVRISGPEAEAIGRRLFRAPGRQTWDSHRVLYGHVEHPESGERIDEALLLLMRAPRSFTGEDVVELHCHGGLICVQRVLELVLAAGARPAGPGEFSQRAVLHGRMDLTRAEAVGQLVAARSRRAAQLAMAGLEGGLQRRIDAQRARLLDQLAELEARVDFEEDLPPFDGPGCVAALRQVQQALRAMAEEAGRAERYREGLTVAIVGRPNVGKSSLLNALARQERAIVTDLPGTTRDLVESELVLEGVPLTLLDTAGIRATSDPVERLGIARSHAALASADVVVLLYDLLAGWTPEDQALLQQLPEGVVPLVVGNKCDALAATGTSPALSEAAEIGPVQTDVRISALSGAGRDAFVAALLQRCGAGDGAGLQMALNRRQADLASRAAAALDGALEAAAQQLAWDFWTIDLRAALALLSELTGDDLSEAVLERVFSRFCIGK, from the coding sequence TTGGTCGGAGAGGACACCATTGCTGCCGTCGCCACGGCGGTGGCCCCGGCCCAGGGGAGTGTGGCGATCGTAAGGATCTCCGGACCGGAGGCGGAGGCGATCGGTCGGCGGCTGTTCCGCGCCCCGGGGCGCCAGACCTGGGACAGCCATCGCGTGCTCTACGGCCATGTGGAGCATCCCGAGAGCGGCGAGCGCATCGATGAAGCCCTGCTGCTGCTGATGCGGGCGCCCCGCAGCTTCACGGGAGAGGACGTGGTGGAGCTGCACTGCCACGGCGGTCTGATCTGCGTGCAGCGGGTGCTGGAGCTGGTGCTGGCGGCCGGCGCCCGGCCGGCGGGCCCGGGGGAGTTCAGCCAGCGGGCGGTGCTGCACGGCCGCATGGACCTCACCCGCGCCGAAGCCGTGGGGCAGCTGGTGGCGGCCCGCAGCCGCCGCGCTGCCCAGCTGGCGATGGCGGGTCTGGAGGGGGGGCTGCAGCGCCGGATCGACGCCCAGCGCGCCCGCCTGCTGGATCAGCTGGCGGAGCTGGAGGCGCGGGTGGATTTCGAGGAGGATCTGCCTCCCTTCGATGGGCCCGGCTGCGTGGCGGCGTTGCGGCAGGTGCAGCAGGCGCTGCGCGCCATGGCCGAGGAGGCGGGCCGGGCCGAGCGCTACCGGGAGGGGCTGACGGTGGCGATCGTGGGCCGGCCCAACGTGGGCAAGTCGAGCCTGCTCAATGCCCTGGCCCGCCAGGAGCGGGCGATCGTGACGGATCTGCCGGGCACCACACGCGATCTGGTGGAGAGCGAACTGGTGCTGGAGGGCGTGCCCCTCACCCTGCTCGACACCGCCGGCATCCGTGCCACCAGCGATCCGGTGGAACGCCTGGGCATCGCCCGCAGCCATGCCGCCCTGGCCTCGGCCGATGTGGTGGTGCTGCTCTACGACCTGCTGGCGGGCTGGACGCCCGAGGATCAGGCCCTGCTGCAGCAGCTGCCGGAGGGCGTGGTGCCCCTGGTGGTGGGCAACAAGTGCGACGCGCTGGCTGCGACTGGGACGTCGCCTGCACTGTCTGAAGCTGCCGAAATTGGCCCAGTCCAGACGGATGTGCGGATCAGCGCCCTCAGCGGTGCCGGGCGCGATGCCTTCGTGGCCGCTCTGCTGCAGCGCTGCGGTGCCGGTGATGGCGCGGGGCTGCAGATGGCCCTGAACCGCCGCCAGGCGGATCTGGCCTCCAGGGCGGCCGCGGCCCTGGATGGGGCGCTGGAGGCCGCGGCTCAGCAGCTGGCCTGGGATTTCTGGACCATCGATCTGCGGGCCGCCCTGGCGCTGCTGAGTGAGCTGACGGGGGACGATCTCAGTGAGGCCGTGCTGGAGCGGGTCTTCAGCCGCTTCTGCATCGGGAAGTGA
- a CDS encoding DUF1036 domain-containing protein — MERPNCFCLWVCDGFVRHLGVGGGWSGYRNFCVASEPCTIVGDEDCSSRGYRTGGFKEIDTGEASRFTLRLTD; from the coding sequence ATGGAACGCCCCAACTGCTTCTGCCTGTGGGTGTGCGACGGCTTTGTCAGGCATCTCGGTGTCGGTGGCGGCTGGAGTGGCTATCGCAACTTCTGCGTCGCATCCGAACCCTGCACGATCGTGGGCGATGAAGATTGCTCATCCCGGGGTTATCGCACTGGGGGGTTCAAGGAGATCGACACCGGTGAGGCCAGCCGTTTCACGCTCCGCCTCACGGATTGA
- the nadC gene encoding carboxylating nicotinate-nucleotide diphosphorylase, which translates to MVSPQLAITPRLRLQLAEWLQEDLGRGDLSAPAVRGRQGQAEWVAKAPGVFCGGVLLDPLLRELLPEADGAWSVKRLVAEGEPVAAGQRLLELSGPAEALVAVERTALNLAMRLSGIATATAALVAELEGTGVRLADTRKTTPGLRELEKYAVRCGGGCNHRLGLDDAAMLKENHLAWAGGVAQAIAAVRQAAPWPARVIVEAETAEEARAAVAAGADGVLLDEFSPETLQGLVPELRQRAGSRPGGAPVVLEASGVSPEQLKAYGATGIDLVSSSAPVTRSRWLDLSMRYTVRALPQASG; encoded by the coding sequence GTGGTGTCTCCTCAGCTGGCGATTACTCCCCGGCTGCGGCTGCAGCTGGCCGAGTGGCTGCAGGAGGATCTGGGCCGCGGCGACCTCTCGGCGCCGGCGGTGCGTGGCCGGCAGGGGCAGGCCGAGTGGGTGGCCAAGGCGCCCGGAGTGTTCTGCGGCGGCGTGCTGCTGGACCCCCTGCTGCGGGAACTGCTGCCGGAGGCCGATGGGGCCTGGAGCGTGAAGCGGTTGGTGGCCGAGGGCGAGCCCGTGGCCGCGGGCCAGCGGCTGCTGGAGCTGAGCGGCCCGGCGGAGGCACTGGTGGCGGTGGAGCGCACGGCCCTGAATCTGGCCATGCGCCTCTCCGGCATCGCCACAGCCACGGCGGCCCTGGTGGCGGAGCTGGAGGGAACGGGCGTGCGCCTGGCGGACACGCGCAAGACCACCCCGGGGTTGCGCGAGCTGGAGAAGTACGCCGTGCGCTGCGGCGGCGGCTGCAACCACCGCCTCGGTCTGGACGATGCCGCCATGCTCAAGGAGAACCACCTGGCCTGGGCCGGTGGTGTGGCCCAGGCGATCGCCGCCGTGCGGCAGGCCGCACCCTGGCCGGCTCGGGTGATCGTGGAAGCGGAAACGGCTGAGGAAGCCCGGGCTGCTGTGGCCGCAGGCGCCGACGGGGTGCTGCTGGATGAATTCAGCCCGGAGACGCTTCAGGGGCTGGTGCCGGAGCTGCGCCAGCGGGCTGGCTCACGGCCGGGTGGGGCACCGGTGGTGCTGGAGGCGTCAGGTGTGTCGCCCGAACAGCTGAAGGCCTACGGGGCCACGGGGATTGATCTGGTGTCGAGCAGCGCGCCCGTCACCCGGAGTCGCTGGCTGGATCTGAGCATGCGTTACACCGTTCGGGCGCTGCCCCAGGCTTCGGGGTGA